The genomic DNA CGCTATTATCAATATCTAGCTGCTGAAATTTAAACCTCTCGCAGTATCCCCGCCCTAAAGGACAAGGCTTTAGGTACGTTATAATAATAAGGTAAATAAATCCCGCGGCCGAATGATTACCTGTGAGGGCTAATACTAACCAGGTAAAGCAGGGACCACCCTTATCAACAGTGTTAAGCAGTATAGTTAAGAGTTGGATTCCAATAATAATTGCAGGTATTGTTGTTTACATTATTTACCACTTAACGGTTTACACGTTGAATATATTCCCAAATCTTCATTACTTGGAGAACTATGAGTACTTAGTTAAATTAGCGTTAGTGCTCATTATTGGTTCACTATTAATATACAAGACAGGTAGGGAGATAACTAAGGCGCTTTACCCATATGATCCACATACCGCCACTGCCTTAAAGTTCATTCTTCAATTCCTAATAGCCATAGCTATTATAATATTCGTGACCGCAAGCATAGTTCAATATAGCCCAGCCGCCGCGGCTTTAAGTGGCACAATAATAGGCCTGGTACTTGGCTTAGCCTTCCAGCAGACGCTTAATGATGTTATATCAGGATTTGTGCTCCTGGTATCTAAGCCCTTTAAGCCTGGGGAGAGGATAACGTTCTTAACTTGGCGGTATGGGTTACTTAGAGCCATGTACCCAACTGAAGGTACACCTAATGGCTTTACTGGGACTATAGTTGACATGGGTTTAATGTACACGACTATTGTGCTTGATAATGGTGAGGTCGCTAAGATACCTAACGCTGTTCTTAAGGACTCAATGATAATTAGTAAAAGTGACGTTAAGTACCGTGTAGTTAGGGTTAGGCTTGACTTACCTGTTAAGATTCCAATAAGTGAGTTTGAAGAGGCATTAAGGGAGTTACTAGTGAATGATGGGGTTAAGGACATTAAGG from Caldivirga sp. includes the following:
- a CDS encoding mechanosensitive ion channel family protein; protein product: MRANTNQVKQGPPLSTVLSSIVKSWIPIIIAGIVVYIIYHLTVYTLNIFPNLHYLENYEYLVKLALVLIIGSLLIYKTGREITKALYPYDPHTATALKFILQFLIAIAIIIFVTASIVQYSPAAAALSGTIIGLVLGLAFQQTLNDVISGFVLLVSKPFKPGERITFLTWRYGLLRAMYPTEGTPNGFTGTIVDMGLMYTTIVLDNGEVAKIPNAVLKDSMIISKSDVKYRVVRVRLDLPVKIPISEFEEALRELLVNDGVKDIKVLAEETWQQLDTYQVAIVAYGDTSLSSEELKNIVLRRAIEVRGKLSSINQGK